Proteins encoded together in one Chryseobacterium sp. G0201 window:
- a CDS encoding succinate dehydrogenase cytochrome b subunit yields MLSTLSRKMLMCLTGLFLAFFLLIHFLGNLQLFLPQEQAHLQFNAYSHFLSGNIVIKIVSYILYTSIILHAVDGLIITLKNKKSGGRYQSDKRGRASKWESRNMGILGTLILIFLVIHFQNFWYIYKFGNLPLDENGNKDLYILVVTVFKEWWYVIIYVLSMVALCYHLIHGIHSAVRTLGLFHPKFVKWFKTVGIAYSIIISIGFALMPIYVFFTAN; encoded by the coding sequence ATGCTGTCTACCTTATCAAGAAAAATGCTGATGTGTCTTACAGGTTTATTCCTGGCCTTCTTTCTGTTGATTCATTTCTTGGGAAATCTTCAGCTGTTTTTACCGCAGGAGCAGGCACATTTACAATTTAATGCCTACTCACATTTTTTATCGGGAAATATTGTCATTAAAATCGTTTCCTATATCTTATACACAAGTATCATCCTTCACGCTGTTGACGGATTAATCATTACGTTAAAAAACAAAAAATCTGGCGGACGTTACCAATCCGACAAAAGAGGAAGAGCCAGCAAATGGGAATCTAGAAATATGGGAATTCTAGGAACATTGATCCTAATCTTTCTTGTAATCCATTTTCAGAATTTTTGGTACATCTACAAATTCGGAAATCTACCTTTGGATGAGAACGGAAATAAAGATCTTTACATTCTTGTGGTGACTGTTTTTAAAGAATGGTGGTATGTTATCATCTATGTTCTATCGATGGTTGCTTTATGCTATCATCTTATCCACGGCATACATAGCGCGGTCAGAACGCTAGGATTATTTCATCCAAAGTTTGTTAAATGGTTTAAAACTGTTGGAATAGCGTATTCAATCATCATCAGTATTGGATTTGCCTTAATGCCGATTTATGTATTCTTCACCGCCAATTAA
- a CDS encoding fumarate reductase/succinate dehydrogenase flavoprotein subunit: MILDSKIPEGPLEQKWDNYKKKAKLVNPANRKKLDVIVVGTGLAGSSIAASLGEMGYNVKSFCFQDSPRRAHSVAAQGGVNAAKNYKNDGDSVYRMFVDTLKGGDFRAREANVYRMAECSLNLIDQAVAQGVPFGREYGGYLNNRSFGGVQVSRTFYARGQTGQQLLLGSYQALMRQVGKGSVQLFSRHEMLDLVIIEGKARGIIVRNLDTGEIESHAAHAVVLATGGYGKIYYLSTLAMGCNGSAIWRAHKKGALMASPSWIQVHPTSLPQSGDYQSKLTLMSESLRNDGRIWVPLKENETRKANDIPENERDYYLERRYPAFGNLAPRDISSRAAKERIDAGFGIGPLKNAVYLDFSKAINEQGKEKIQEKYGNLFDMYLKITGYDAYQEPMMISPSAHFSMGGLWVDYELMTTIPGLFALGEANFADHGANRLGANSLLQASVDGYFIAPYTIANYLSNEIHTGKISTGDPAFKKAENEVKNQINGFIKINGTKTVDHFHKTLGKLLYDYCGLARNKEGLEFAIEEIRKLKQEFYNDVKVSGQGDTMNTELEKAGRVADYFEIGELMCYDALTRNESCGAHFREEYQTADGEALRNDSEFQFISTWAWKGENNEPELIKEPLIFEEIQPTVRSYK, translated from the coding sequence ATGATTTTAGATTCAAAAATACCGGAAGGACCATTAGAACAAAAATGGGATAATTATAAAAAGAAAGCGAAACTCGTAAACCCCGCGAACCGAAAAAAACTTGACGTTATTGTCGTAGGAACAGGATTGGCCGGAAGTTCCATCGCTGCATCGTTGGGAGAAATGGGCTATAATGTAAAATCATTTTGCTTTCAGGATAGTCCGAGAAGAGCGCATTCTGTTGCGGCACAAGGTGGTGTCAATGCCGCCAAAAACTATAAAAATGATGGCGATAGCGTTTACAGAATGTTCGTTGATACGTTAAAAGGTGGCGACTTCAGAGCACGCGAAGCCAACGTTTACAGAATGGCCGAATGCTCGTTGAATCTCATTGATCAGGCCGTTGCACAAGGCGTTCCGTTTGGAAGAGAATATGGAGGATATCTGAATAACCGTTCTTTCGGAGGCGTTCAGGTGAGCCGGACTTTTTACGCACGAGGACAAACCGGACAACAATTGCTGTTGGGATCTTACCAGGCTTTGATGCGACAGGTCGGAAAAGGCAGTGTACAATTATTTTCAAGACATGAAATGCTTGATTTAGTCATTATAGAAGGAAAAGCAAGAGGAATTATCGTTAGGAATTTAGACACAGGAGAGATTGAAAGTCATGCCGCCCACGCCGTAGTGTTGGCAACGGGCGGTTATGGCAAAATTTACTATTTATCGACATTGGCGATGGGTTGTAACGGTTCTGCGATTTGGAGAGCTCATAAAAAAGGAGCTTTGATGGCTTCTCCAAGCTGGATTCAGGTGCACCCTACTTCTCTTCCGCAATCCGGAGATTATCAGTCAAAATTAACCTTGATGTCTGAATCTTTACGAAATGACGGAAGAATCTGGGTTCCTTTAAAAGAAAATGAAACCAGAAAAGCTAATGATATCCCGGAAAATGAAAGAGATTATTATTTGGAACGAAGATATCCGGCTTTCGGAAATTTAGCGCCGAGAGATATTTCATCAAGAGCTGCCAAAGAAAGAATTGATGCAGGTTTTGGAATCGGTCCTTTAAAAAATGCGGTGTATCTTGATTTTTCCAAAGCGATTAACGAACAAGGGAAAGAAAAAATTCAGGAGAAATATGGAAATTTATTTGATATGTATCTTAAAATTACAGGATATGATGCCTATCAGGAGCCCATGATGATCTCTCCTTCTGCGCACTTTTCGATGGGTGGACTTTGGGTTGATTATGAATTAATGACAACAATTCCCGGATTATTTGCTTTAGGTGAAGCTAATTTTGCCGATCACGGAGCCAATCGATTGGGTGCGAATTCTTTACTTCAAGCCTCTGTTGATGGCTATTTTATTGCCCCTTACACGATTGCTAATTATTTATCCAATGAAATTCACACCGGTAAAATTTCAACGGGAGATCCAGCATTTAAAAAAGCAGAAAATGAAGTTAAAAATCAGATTAATGGCTTTATTAAGATTAATGGAACAAAAACTGTTGATCATTTCCATAAAACATTAGGAAAATTGCTTTATGATTATTGTGGTTTAGCCCGAAATAAAGAAGGTTTAGAATTTGCTATCGAAGAAATACGAAAACTGAAACAAGAATTTTATAATGACGTGAAAGTTTCCGGACAAGGTGACACGATGAATACCGAGCTGGAAAAAGCAGGTCGTGTCGCTGATTATTTTGAAATTGGTGAACTTATGTGCTACGACGCTTTAACGAGAAATGAATCTTGTGGCGCGCATTTCCGTGAAGAATACCAAACTGCGGATGGAGAAGCATTAAGAAATGACTCAGAATTTCAATTCATTTCAACCTGGGCTTGGAAAGGTGAAAATAATGAGCCTGAATTGATTAAAGAACCTTTGATTTTCGAAGAAATACAGCCAACCGTAAGAAGTTATAAATAA
- a CDS encoding succinate dehydrogenase/fumarate reductase iron-sulfur subunit: protein MDLHLKIWRQKDHQSEGKLVNYDLTALNPHMSFLEMLDTLNEKLIVKGDEPVEFDHDCREGICGQCGMMINGLAHGPLKNTTTCQLHLRSFKDGETVLIEPFRAEAFPVKKDLKVDRSAFDRIISSGGFVSINTGQAPDATAIPITHQIAEEAFDSAACIGCGACVATCKNASAALFTSAKITHMVLLPQGKEERSNRVLNMVKQMDAEHFGHCSNTEACEVECPQGISVLNIARMNYEYNRALFLRKK from the coding sequence ATGGATTTACACCTTAAAATATGGAGACAGAAAGACCATCAGAGCGAAGGAAAATTGGTGAATTATGATTTAACAGCATTAAATCCTCACATGTCTTTTCTGGAAATGCTGGACACCTTAAATGAGAAATTAATCGTTAAAGGCGATGAACCTGTGGAATTCGATCACGATTGCCGAGAAGGAATCTGCGGACAATGCGGAATGATGATTAACGGATTAGCGCACGGTCCTCTAAAAAACACAACAACATGCCAGCTTCATTTACGTTCTTTCAAAGATGGCGAAACTGTTTTGATTGAACCTTTTCGTGCTGAAGCGTTTCCAGTAAAAAAAGATTTAAAAGTGGATCGTTCTGCGTTTGACAGAATTATTTCTTCAGGTGGTTTTGTATCGATTAATACCGGTCAGGCTCCCGATGCAACGGCAATTCCGATCACTCATCAAATTGCAGAAGAAGCTTTTGATTCCGCGGCGTGTATTGGTTGTGGAGCGTGTGTTGCAACCTGTAAAAATGCCAGTGCAGCGTTATTTACCTCTGCAAAGATCACGCACATGGTTTTGCTTCCACAAGGAAAAGAAGAAAGGAGTAACCGTGTTTTAAATATGGTCAAACAGATGGATGCTGAACATTTCGGTCACTGCTCCAACACCGAAGCCTGTGAAGTAGAATGCCCGCAAGGAATTTCTGTGTTGAATATCGCTAGAATGAATTATGAATACAACAGAGCTCTATTTTTAAGGAAGAAATAG
- a CDS encoding nucleoid-associated protein, with product MFSKIVVHRVGNKINGESLILSQEELQLEEGMAESLEDYFLGSFKSEETFNFYSDTYLVNNPVFSSVSEIFDDKAKFLWEAENIAKHLFEAAENPRVMGGELFIVYFEDDREGDEKVDKIGIFKTEKREPFLKIAPQGDSFEIEKDLGIGLSKIDKAALIYNNHKETGYVLSVVDNNKNGDMYYWFEDFLKVKQRDDEYFHTQEALMVYKDYITKQLPQEFEVSKADQADFLNKSINFFKEKEEFKLDEFAAEVLGDEHVIESFNNFKTDYEQDMQINIAEEFPISEAAVKKTQRHFKSIIKLDKNFHIYIHGDRQKLATGEDEKGKYYMLYFDKEV from the coding sequence ATGTTTTCAAAAATAGTAGTACACAGAGTAGGAAATAAAATCAACGGAGAGTCTTTAATACTTTCTCAGGAAGAATTGCAGTTGGAAGAAGGAATGGCAGAATCGCTTGAAGATTATTTTTTAGGTTCTTTCAAATCTGAGGAAACGTTCAATTTTTACAGTGATACTTATTTGGTGAATAATCCTGTTTTCAGTTCTGTATCTGAAATTTTTGATGATAAAGCCAAGTTCCTTTGGGAAGCTGAAAATATCGCCAAACACCTTTTTGAAGCAGCTGAAAACCCAAGAGTTATGGGCGGTGAATTATTTATCGTTTATTTTGAAGACGATAGAGAAGGTGATGAAAAAGTAGATAAGATCGGGATTTTTAAAACTGAAAAAAGAGAACCATTCTTAAAAATAGCTCCTCAAGGCGACAGTTTTGAAATTGAAAAAGACTTGGGAATTGGTTTGTCAAAAATTGATAAAGCTGCTTTGATCTACAATAATCACAAAGAAACCGGATATGTACTTTCTGTAGTTGATAACAACAAAAATGGAGATATGTATTACTGGTTTGAGGATTTTTTAAAGGTAAAACAACGTGATGACGAATATTTCCACACGCAGGAAGCGTTGATGGTGTACAAAGATTATATCACCAAACAACTTCCGCAGGAATTTGAAGTTTCTAAAGCAGATCAGGCAGATTTCTTAAATAAATCAATTAATTTCTTTAAAGAAAAAGAAGAATTTAAATTAGATGAGTTTGCAGCTGAAGTTTTAGGAGATGAACATGTGATCGAAAGTTTTAATAATTTTAAAACAGATTACGAACAAGATATGCAGATCAATATTGCGGAAGAATTTCCGATCAGTGAAGCGGCTGTTAAAAAGACGCAGAGACATTTCAAGAGTATCATTAAATTAGATAAAAACTTCCACATCTATATCCACGGAGACCGCCAGAAATTGGCTACCGGAGAAGATGAAAAAGGGAAGTACTACATGTTATATTTCGATAAAGAAGTTTAA
- a CDS encoding methyltransferase domain-containing protein, whose amino-acid sequence MIFEQLKLNIDVKDSTFNELYPSHIKELANRHWTPIAIARMAAEYLAEEPNSKVLDIGAGAGKFCLVGAASTKGMFFGVEQRASLTKISKKIADRHKITNVEFIHSNINEISFLDYDAFYFFNSFYENIDTSCLIDDTVLPDRDLYYDYSEYVKGQLDKTPIGTRLATYWSKWDEIPSSFDLTGTACNGLLNFWKKIS is encoded by the coding sequence ATGATTTTTGAACAACTCAAATTAAATATTGATGTTAAAGACAGTACTTTTAATGAACTGTATCCCAGTCATATAAAAGAATTAGCAAATCGTCACTGGACACCCATTGCTATTGCCAGAATGGCAGCCGAATACCTCGCCGAAGAGCCGAATAGTAAAGTATTGGATATTGGTGCAGGTGCCGGAAAATTCTGTCTGGTCGGAGCGGCTTCTACCAAAGGGATGTTTTTTGGGGTCGAGCAAAGAGCCTCTCTTACCAAAATATCAAAAAAAATAGCTGACAGGCATAAAATTACGAATGTAGAATTTATACATTCTAATATCAATGAAATCTCTTTTTTGGATTATGATGCATTCTACTTTTTTAATTCTTTTTATGAAAATATAGATACCTCATGTTTAATCGATGATACGGTGCTGCCGGACAGGGATTTATATTATGACTATTCAGAGTATGTAAAAGGACAGCTTGATAAAACTCCTATAGGAACACGTTTGGCTACTTATTGGAGTAAATGGGACGAAATTCCCAGCAGTTTTGATTTAACAGGTACTGCCTGCAATGGATTATTGAATTTTTGGAAGAAAATTTCATGA
- a CDS encoding glycine cleavage system protein H has translation MRKIGLYDFCIGITDFAQKEIGEIDLVEFNAEGKIKEAVSWGAVYGINKTFPLISPCECEIIAVNTILNKKPSHINTDPYSYWFLSISADISKGEFLNYEEYIELTQ, from the coding sequence ATGAGAAAAATTGGATTGTATGATTTTTGCATAGGTATCACTGATTTCGCTCAGAAGGAAATAGGAGAGATTGACCTTGTTGAATTCAATGCGGAAGGCAAGATAAAAGAAGCGGTTTCATGGGGTGCGGTTTATGGAATTAATAAAACTTTTCCTCTTATTTCTCCTTGTGAATGTGAAATTATAGCTGTGAATACTATTTTGAATAAAAAACCTTCTCATATCAACACAGATCCGTATAGCTATTGGTTTTTAAGCATTTCAGCAGATATCAGTAAAGGCGAATTTTTAAATTATGAAGAATATATTGAACTTACCCAATGA
- the gcvT gene encoding glycine cleavage system aminomethyltransferase GcvT, with protein MQTIKTKKTAFNAIHHILGGKMVDFAGYEMPVKYKGVNHEHEIVRNGVGVFDVSHMGEISIQGKGALPLIQKITSNDASKLIPGKVQYSCMPNDTGGIVDDLLVYMIGQDDYLLVVNASNIQKDLSWILSNNSFGVEIINISDSISLLAVQGPKAVKVLQKLTDIKLKDLEYYTFTIGEFASIPNVLLSSTGYTGAGGFEIYIENRYAAHLWETIFEAGNEENIEPVGLAARDTLRLEMGFCLYGNDIDDFTSPLEAGLGWITKFTKDFVHSGFLKIEKEKGITKKLVGFEIEDKGIPRHGYEIWNLNREVIGVVTSSTMSPTLKKAIGMGYISTEYSNIGDEIFINIRNKPVKAIIVRTPFIKKSSD; from the coding sequence ATGCAAACTATAAAAACCAAGAAAACTGCATTCAACGCGATACATCATATCCTTGGTGGGAAAATGGTAGACTTTGCAGGATATGAAATGCCTGTTAAGTATAAAGGTGTGAACCATGAACATGAAATTGTAAGAAATGGAGTAGGGGTATTTGATGTTTCTCATATGGGAGAGATCTCAATACAGGGGAAAGGGGCTTTGCCTTTAATTCAGAAAATTACGTCCAATGATGCCTCAAAACTCATTCCCGGAAAAGTACAGTATAGCTGTATGCCTAATGATACAGGCGGAATTGTGGATGATCTTCTGGTGTATATGATTGGGCAGGATGATTATTTGTTGGTGGTTAATGCCTCCAACATTCAAAAAGATCTGAGCTGGATCCTTTCCAACAATTCTTTTGGTGTAGAAATTATCAATATTTCAGACTCTATTTCTTTATTGGCTGTTCAGGGGCCAAAAGCTGTAAAGGTTCTGCAGAAACTGACCGATATCAAATTAAAAGATCTGGAATATTATACATTTACAATTGGTGAATTTGCCAGTATTCCAAATGTTTTGCTATCTTCTACGGGATATACCGGAGCAGGAGGTTTTGAAATATATATAGAAAACAGATACGCAGCCCACTTGTGGGAAACTATTTTTGAGGCAGGAAATGAGGAGAATATAGAACCTGTCGGGTTAGCAGCAAGAGATACACTGCGTTTGGAGATGGGTTTTTGTTTATACGGAAATGATATTGATGATTTTACCTCGCCATTAGAAGCAGGATTGGGGTGGATCACAAAATTTACGAAAGATTTTGTTCACAGTGGTTTCTTAAAAATTGAGAAAGAAAAAGGAATCACCAAAAAACTGGTGGGTTTCGAAATAGAGGATAAAGGCATTCCGCGTCATGGTTACGAAATTTGGAATTTAAACCGTGAAGTGATTGGAGTTGTTACCTCCAGTACTATGTCGCCTACATTAAAAAAAGCGATAGGTATGGGATATATTTCTACAGAATATTCAAATATCGGGGATGAAATTTTCATTAATATCAGAAACAAACCTGTCAAGGCGATTATTGTAAGAACACCTTTCATAAAAAAAAGTTCCGATTAA
- the gcvH gene encoding glycine cleavage system protein GcvH produces the protein MKIPENLLYTEDHEWVRLENNTAYIGITDFAPHELGDIVYVEIETLGENLKQHEVFGTVEAVKTVSDLFLPIAGEILQINPKLEGNPELVNTDPYGDGWMIKIKVENIFDVEWLLRSDTYKCLINL, from the coding sequence ATGAAAATTCCTGAAAACCTCTTGTATACAGAGGACCACGAATGGGTAAGATTGGAAAATAATACAGCGTATATAGGAATTACTGATTTTGCCCCACATGAGCTAGGTGATATTGTATATGTTGAAATCGAAACTCTTGGGGAAAACTTAAAACAACATGAAGTATTTGGAACTGTTGAAGCTGTAAAGACTGTATCGGACCTCTTTCTGCCTATTGCGGGAGAAATACTGCAAATCAATCCCAAGTTGGAAGGCAACCCTGAATTGGTCAATACTGATCCTTATGGAGATGGCTGGATGATCAAGATTAAAGTTGAGAATATTTTTGATGTTGAATGGCTGTTGAGATCGGACACATATAAATGTTTAATAAATTTATAG
- the pckA gene encoding phosphoenolpyruvate carboxykinase (ATP), protein MEYIDHLKNIGIVPTKEFFWNLSAPQLISQTLRNGEGIIASSGALACDTGEFTGRSPKDKYVVKDEKTADSIWWGEINHPFLPEDFDRLYDRVASHLSYKDIYIKDVYACAKSEYRLNIRVITENPWQSLFANNLFLRPSEKELETFTHEWLILAAPSFKADPKIDKTLQHNFTIINFTKKVILIGGSAYTGEIKKGIFTVLNYLLPHEKNVLSMHCSANIGTEGDTAVFFGLSGTGKTTLSADPSRKLIGDDEHGWDDDHVFNFEGGCYAKCYGLSREKEPQIFSAIRYGTLLENIRFLEGTDIVDYENVSVTENTRAAYPIEFIDNAILPSIGGIPNNIFFLTCDAFGVLPPISKLTVGQAMYHFISGYTAKVAGTEAGITEPQTTFSACFGKPFLPLHPTKYAELLGKKLKDNKVNVWLINTGWSGGAYGTGERIKLAYTRAMIAAVLEKKFENADFTMDDVFGLHIPLQCDGVPSEILNPKNTWTDQSKYDEMALGLAAKFTENFKDFESFAGQEIINGGPVLQSK, encoded by the coding sequence ATGGAGTATATTGATCACTTAAAGAATATCGGCATTGTACCTACTAAAGAATTTTTTTGGAATTTATCAGCCCCTCAGTTAATATCCCAGACTTTAAGAAATGGTGAAGGGATTATAGCTAGCTCAGGAGCACTGGCCTGTGATACAGGTGAGTTTACGGGGCGCTCTCCTAAAGACAAATATGTTGTTAAGGATGAAAAAACCGCAGATTCAATCTGGTGGGGAGAAATTAATCACCCTTTTCTGCCAGAAGATTTTGATCGCCTATATGACCGTGTTGCCAGCCATCTGTCTTATAAGGATATCTATATTAAGGATGTTTATGCCTGTGCAAAATCAGAATACCGTCTTAACATAAGAGTTATTACAGAAAACCCATGGCAGAGTTTATTCGCTAATAATCTGTTTTTGAGGCCTAGTGAAAAGGAGTTGGAAACATTTACGCATGAATGGTTGATCCTTGCAGCTCCCAGCTTTAAAGCGGATCCGAAGATTGACAAAACCCTTCAACATAATTTTACGATTATCAATTTTACAAAAAAAGTGATTCTTATAGGAGGAAGTGCTTATACTGGTGAGATCAAAAAAGGAATTTTTACAGTATTGAATTATTTACTCCCTCATGAGAAGAATGTACTTTCGATGCACTGTTCCGCTAATATAGGAACAGAAGGTGACACCGCTGTATTTTTTGGACTGTCGGGGACTGGGAAAACTACACTTTCCGCAGATCCATCCAGAAAGCTGATCGGAGATGATGAGCATGGATGGGATGATGATCATGTTTTTAATTTTGAAGGTGGGTGTTATGCAAAGTGTTACGGTCTGAGTAGAGAAAAAGAGCCTCAAATATTTTCTGCGATACGGTATGGAACTCTGCTTGAGAACATTCGTTTTTTGGAAGGGACTGACATTGTTGACTATGAAAACGTTTCTGTAACAGAGAACACTAGAGCCGCGTACCCAATTGAATTTATAGACAATGCGATACTTCCATCTATTGGCGGAATACCCAATAATATTTTCTTTCTGACCTGCGATGCGTTTGGAGTATTGCCTCCTATCTCAAAATTAACGGTAGGTCAGGCGATGTATCATTTCATTTCAGGATATACGGCGAAGGTAGCCGGAACTGAAGCTGGAATTACCGAGCCACAGACTACATTTTCAGCATGCTTTGGGAAACCTTTTCTCCCTCTTCATCCTACGAAATATGCTGAACTGTTAGGAAAAAAACTTAAAGATAACAAGGTAAATGTATGGCTTATTAATACAGGCTGGTCCGGAGGAGCTTATGGTACAGGAGAACGCATAAAACTGGCTTATACCAGAGCAATGATTGCTGCAGTATTGGAAAAAAAATTCGAGAATGCGGATTTTACAATGGATGATGTGTTTGGACTTCATATACCTTTACAATGTGATGGAGTACCATCGGAAATCCTAAATCCCAAAAATACATGGACAGACCAATCTAAATATGATGAAATGGCCTTGGGTCTTGCAGCAAAGTTTACAGAGAATTTTAAAGATTTTGAGTCTTTTGCAGGTCAAGAGATTATTAATGGAGGTCCTGTTCTGCAAAGTAAGTAA
- a CDS encoding Crp/Fnr family transcriptional regulator — translation MQNKNYRKNEAIFTDGTMPSGIFYLKTGKVKKYKVDNDGREQIIYIYNTGEFFGYSAILSNESYGDTTQAIESSVIAFISKEDFLKILDQSVVFSRLLLKSLSHEFSVMANLMTVLSQRTVRERVALSLLILHKKYKLNDTEDTAFITLSRTDLANMAGTANETLARILHDFRQEDLIRMEGRKIQLLNINQLTHIANFY, via the coding sequence ATGCAGAATAAGAATTACCGGAAAAACGAAGCTATTTTCACCGACGGAACAATGCCCAGCGGTATTTTTTACTTAAAAACAGGTAAAGTAAAGAAATATAAAGTGGATAATGACGGCAGAGAGCAAATCATCTATATTTATAATACCGGAGAATTTTTTGGGTATTCCGCTATTTTAAGTAACGAATCTTATGGAGACACTACACAGGCTATCGAAAGTTCTGTCATTGCTTTTATATCAAAAGAGGATTTTTTAAAGATCCTTGATCAATCAGTTGTGTTTTCAAGACTGCTTTTAAAAAGTTTGAGTCATGAGTTCAGTGTGATGGCCAATCTGATGACCGTTCTTTCCCAGCGCACGGTAAGAGAAAGGGTGGCACTCAGTTTACTGATTTTGCACAAAAAATATAAATTGAATGATACAGAAGATACTGCGTTTATTACCCTCTCCCGAACAGACTTAGCAAATATGGCAGGAACGGCTAATGAAACTTTGGCACGTATACTTCATGATTTCAGGCAGGAGGATCTTATCCGCATGGAAGGACGTAAAATACAACTGCTCAATATTAATCAGCTTACTCACATAGCAAATTTTTATTAA